Proteins from one Mugil cephalus isolate CIBA_MC_2020 chromosome 15, CIBA_Mcephalus_1.1, whole genome shotgun sequence genomic window:
- the uimc1 gene encoding tau-tubulin kinase 1 isoform X4, with protein MRGRRRQSTSSSKSVALEQTGMALRKPAINDTVSESQQMDEDTQEDDDTDNKEELSVSLLSVSSARDKRRRGRETKPKPKEMTEEEMMDLALRLSKQEASVSALRQREEDEAVMKAIQESMVDQASQSESLRLCSRRKLLYPNGIRASAPDEDDCESKTDLSSDMNSGDDDNRSKKRRRKAESPLPEMPDLSQTQKISSQDSLTHLESLDSPLQSSDSTQIDDCELRKSPVFPLTGCRAEVQISRLNQNLLDSCRNSGFVFCSQDSCTSTQKSARPKSPTFPGRNVTPCPKSPVFSENDRGDDREAEPSPEYVKSPVFGRNTQREASPSACKPHGAASSPTCENSGFNFSSQESLSPSARASSSRPKSPVFPSSPGLPENSPSSDELIIISDTPGRAQQSHGHRKSPGFDMKSIPSAAELLASNGKGSPSGSREDTRADGGLNSISRPSESDKPKNRFNKDWNSPQVEMSSDMKLVWSDEGEEDVTPASSPSPVFPEEAPVHRAESQTASLNHEAAASPETTGLNRSRLRPSTTEQDLQGKVSATSPSSLGEPTGRQTVHYYWGVPFCPRGLDPDRYTQVILAQMEVYKKSLKQAQRCLLRKAEWGEAVLPQPEKSPSPESPSDSPQHPAPRRRGLRLRGKKQFESADFLPADEEDEEEETKGEEEEKEKKNKEEGEKIEGDEGQVDNDDCVVCPETQLSDDSTQDLIIEAEGRAEPPPESPELCEVEMILRDDSPAGDEPLEHEEDMEVDGEPKKGLAPVSSINPGGQTVREEEEEEQEVKVDRTGPDVNPDAEQVKHRGLQRSTSPELESTVVSCGPKASVDCPICQTSFPASEIEVHAAYCDGDGDVDVDERRPEVVCSQVSLKPWRKRTKRSEVAAEETSDSGKNQKCYICQRGVPLREYSRHTELCIRRHPVRSAAKGNLLSALEQNDGRDSEAGPSGSKLQPSEVIDLNDDDDDDDDDISTLRISNSPIRSFTSISEATDCLIDFKKTQRTKKLSRRRR; from the exons ATGAGAGGAAGAAGACGACAGTCTACATCATCCAGTAAATCAG TCGCTCTTGAGCAAACCGGGATGGCTCTGAGGAAGCCAGCAATCAACGACACTGTCTCAGAGAGCCAACAGATGGACGAAGACACTCAGGAGGACGACGACACAGACAATAAG GAAGAGTTATCTGTATCTCTTCTGTCGGTGTCATCAGCAAGAGACAAAcgaaggagggggagagaaaccaaacccaaacccaaag AgatgacggaggaggagatgatggaCTTAGCTCTGCGTCTGAGCAAACAGGAGGCCAGTGTGTCTGCgctcagacagagagaggaggacgaggcCGTGATGAAGGCCATCCAAGAGAGC ATGGTCGACCAGGCGTCTCAGAGTGAATCTCTCAGGCTTTGCTCCCGACGGAAACTCTTGTACCCGAATGGGATCCGAGCGTCTGCCCCAGACGAAGACGACTGCGAGTCAAAGACGGACCTGAGCTCAG ACATGAATTCTGGAGATGACGACAACAGGAGTAAAAAGCGGAGAAGGAAAGCAGAAAGTCCTCTGCCGGAGATGCCAGACTTGTCCCAGACTCAGAAAATCTCATCTCAGGATTCTTTAACCCACTTAGAGTCTCTGGACTCTCCGCTG CAGAGCTCTGACTCGACGCAGATCGACGACTGCGAGCTCCGTAAATCTCCCGTCTTCCCCTTGACCGGCTGCAGAGCCGAGGTCCAAATCAGCCGGCTGAACCAGAACCTGCTGGACTCCTGCAGAAACTCAGGGTTTGTCTTCTGCTCTCAGGACAGTTGCACTTCCACTCAAAAGTCCGCTCGGCCCAAGAGCCCGACGTTCCCAGGACGTAACGTCACGCCCTGTCCCAAAAGTCCCGTCTTCTCAGAGAACGATCGGGGAGACGACAGAGAAGCGGAGCCGAGTCCCGAGTATGTTAAAAGTCCCGTGTTTGGGAGGAACACTCAGCGTGAGGCGTCTCCAAGTGCCTGCAAACCCCACGGTGCTGCGTCTAGCCCAACCTGCGAAAACTCAGGGTTCAATTTCTCTTCTCAGGAGAGTTTATCTCCCTCTGCGAGGGCCTCGTCCTCCCGGCCCAAGAGCCCTGTATTCCCAAGCAGCCCCGGTCTTCCAGAGAATTCACCGTCCTCagatgaattaataataatctcCGATACTCCAGGACGGGCTCAGCAGAGTCACGGCCACCGCAAAAGCCCAGGGTTTGACATGAAGTCGATTCCTTCGGCTGCAGAGCTACTAGCTTCAAACGGAAAAGGGAGTCCATCGGGCAGCAGGGAG GACACGAGGGCCGACGGCGGGTTAAACTCGATCAGCAGGCCGTCTGAATCAG ACAAGCCAAAGAACAGGTTCAACAAAGACTGGAATTCACCCCAGGTGGAGATGAGCAGCGACATGAAGCTCGTCTGGTCGGACGAGGGGGAAGAGGACGTCACG CCGGCCAGCTCCCCCAGTCCGGTCTTCCCCGAGGAGGCCCCTGTCCACCGGGCGGAGAGCCAGACGGCCTCCCTGAACCACgaggctgcagcttctccagaaACGACCGGGCTGAACCGCAG CCGACTGCGTCCATCCACCACGGAGCAGGACCTGCAGGGGAAGGTCAGCGCGACGTCGCCCTCGTCACTTGGGGAGCCCACAGGCAGGCAGACGGTTCACTACTACTGGGGGGTTCCCTTCTGCCCTCGAGGCCTCGACCCCGACAGGTACACCCAGGTGATCCTGGCTCAGATGGAGGTCTACAAAAAGAGTCTGAAACAGGCCCAGAGGTGTCTGCTGAGGAAGGCTGAGTGGGGAGAGGCCGTCCTGCCGCAGCCAGAG AAATCTCCTTCACCTGAGTCGCCCTCTGATTCACCTCAACATCCTGCTCCTCGAAG ACGAGGCCTCAGGCTGAGAGGCAAAAAACAGTTCGAATCAGCTGATTTCCTTCCAGCcgatgaggaggacgaggaggaagaaacgaagggtgaagaggaggaaaaagagaagaaaaacaaagaagagggagagaagattGAAGGAGACGAAGGACAGGTGGACAACGACGACTGTGTGGTTTGTCCAG AGACGCAACTGAGCGACGACAGCACCCAGGATCTGATAATAGAAGCTGAGGGACGAGCAGAG CCTCCGCCTGAAAGCCCCGAGCTGTGTGAAGTCGAGATGATCCTCCGAGACGATTCTCCGGCCGGGGACGAGCCTCTGGAGCacgaggaggacatggaggtgGACG GAGAGCCGAAGAAGGGACTGGCCCCCGTCAGCAGCATTAATCCTGGAGGACAAActgtgagagaggaggaggaggaggagcaggaggtgaagGTGGACAGGACGGGTCCAGATGTGAATCCAGATGCGGAGCAGGTAAAACACAGAGGTCTTCAGAGGTCGACGTCGCCTGAACTGGAGTCGACCGTCGTCTCCTGCGGCCCAAAAGCCTCCGTCGACTGTCCCATCTGCCAGACCTCGTTCCCGGCGAGTGAGATCGAGGTTCACGCGGCGTACTgcgacggggacggggacgtggacgtggacgaGAGGAGGCCCGAAGTCGTCTGTTCCCAAG TTTCGCTGAAGCCGTGGAGGAAGAGAACGAAGAGATCAGAGGTGGCAGCCGAAGAGACGAGCGACTCTGGGAA GAATCAGAAGTGCTACATCTGTCAGAGAGGCGTTCCTCTGAGAGAGTACAGCCGACACACCGAGCTCTGCATCAGGCGTCACCCAGTGAGGTCTGCAGCG AAGGGAAATCTGCTGTCGGCTCTGGAGCAGAATGATGGCAGGGACTCAG AAGCTGGGCCGTCTGGATCCAAACTCCAGCCGAG CGAAGTCATCGATCTGAAcgatgatgacgacgacgatgacgacgacATTTCGACGTTGAGGATCAGCAACTCTCCCATCCGGTCCTTCACTTCCATCTCCGAGGCCACCGACTGCCTTATTGACTTCAAAAAGACGCAGCGAACCAAGAAGCTGAGCCGGCGACGAAGAtga